From the Scophthalmus maximus strain ysfricsl-2021 chromosome 11, ASM2237912v1, whole genome shotgun sequence genome, one window contains:
- the LOC118299884 gene encoding post-GPI attachment to proteins factor 2-like, whose product MNRLEANMLQGSSVLGHERPLVIRVSFATCVRTTVCLPLLGLITCVLISSVFHFEDSTGTHCQVPNYLPSISASISLSPECHIWRFCIGLHSAPRLLVAFTYFKFYKTRFASKFAEGSLSCLSLAFSLSENLGLLLLTYVSSSETYFVHKEGFVLFLVSSLIYMLITFRLWKAIKKYSLSPEDAKSHRWKVRCLLLNMSSCAFAGFFFWKHNMYCESGSYTFFALFEYLVVFSNMAFHLTAVWDFKSREVMVISSSEDKTF is encoded by the exons ATGAACAGATTAGAG GCCAACATGCTCCAAGGCTCGAGTGTATTGGGGCACGAGAGGCCCCTGGTCATCAGGGTATCATTTGCAACCTGTGTCCGGACCACCGTGTGCCTACCGCTGCTTGGATTAATAACGTGTGTCCTCATatcctctgtctttcattttgagGACTCTACTGGTACACATTGCCAG GTTCCTAACTACCTGCCATCTATCAGTGCCTCGATAAGCCTGAGTCCCGAGTGCCACATATGGCGGTTCTGCATTGGACTGCACTCGGCACCGAGGTTGCTGGTCGCGTTCACCTACTTCAAATTTTACAAGACACGCTTCGCCTCTAAATTCGCGGAGGGTTCACTCAGCTGCTTGAGCCTggccttttctctgtctgaaaACCTCGGCCTCTTGCTCCTCACATATGTATCATCCAGTGAGACGTACT TTGTACATAAGGAAGGCTTTGTCCTGTTCCTCGTCAGCTCCCTTATCTACATGCTGATAACCTTCCGTTTGTGGAAGGCCATTAAGAAGTATTCACTGAGTCCTGAG GACGCCAAGTCTCACCGCTGGAAAGTGCGTTGTTTACTTCTCAACATGTCCTCCTGTGCTTTtgcaggattctttttttggaaacacaacaTGTACTGTGAATCAGGGA gTTATACATTTTTTGCGCTGTTTGAATATCTTGTCGTCTTCTCCAACATGGCCTTCCATCTCACGGCTGTGTGGGACTTTAAGAGTCGGGAGGTTATGGTCATTTCATCCTCTGAAGATAAAACCTTCTGA
- the chrna10a gene encoding neuronal acetylcholine receptor subunit alpha-10a gives MKRWTIQTLLRSLLCVSIWPTCWCADGKYAQKLLKDLFTNYTSALRPVEDTNTILNVTLQVTLSQIIDMDERNQILTAYLWIRQVWVDAHLKWKKDDYDGLDTIRIPSSYVWRPDIVLYNNADDHFTGSMDTNVVISHDGQIMWDSPAITKSSCKVDVSFFPFDAQQCRFTYGSWTYNGNQLDILNAMESADLADLVENVEWEVLGMPAKKNIIQYGCCADPYPDVTYTLKLKRKASFYVFNLLIPCVMISFLAPLGFYLPADSGEKVSLGVTVMLALTVFQLLVAEIMPPSENVPLIGKYYIATMTMITASTALTIFIMNIHHCGPDAKPVPKWAKKVILQYMARMCFVYEVGENCMSPQQEKQEPPLVKNTNCNGQAAPGGDDGVFKMERGQETETAEEREDLDQMMSPIGSMGRNPTNHYSTWKNGIFMSMECADSGGPRRCRKPGVSDAERKDREVSCNTQSNERQLLRNIEYIANCYRDQRATQKRTGEWKKVAKVLDRFFMWIFFIMVFFMSLLIMGKVI, from the exons ATGAAACGGTGGACAATCCAAACTTTATTGCGGTCGCTTCTGTGTGTCAGTATTTGGCCAA CCTGTTGGTGTGCTGACGGGAAATATGCTCAGAAGCTCCTGAAGGATTTATTCACCAACTACACTAGTGCACTGAGgcctgtggaggacacaaacacCATTCTGAACGTGACACTGCAGGTTACACTGTCACAAATTATCGACATG GATGAACGAAACCAAATTTTGACTGCATACTTATGGATACGACAAGTGTGGGTTGATGCACAcctcaaatggaaaaaagatgATTACGATGGACTCGATACCATCCGCATACCTAGTAGTTATGTATGGAGACCTGATATAGTCCTATATAACAA tgCGGACGATCATTTCACTGGCTCCATGGACACCAATGTGGTGATCAGCCACGACGGCCAGATCATGTGGGATTCCCCAGCTATCACCAAGAGCTCGTGCAAAGTGGATGTGTCTTTCTTCCCCTTCGATGCTCAGCAATGCAGGTTCACCTACGGCTCCTGGACCTACAACGGAAACCAGCTGGATATCCTGAACGCCATGGAGAGCGCTGACCTGGCTGACCTGGTGGAAAATGTGGAGTGGGAGGTTCTGGGTATGCCGGCGAAGAAGAACATTATTCAGTATGGTTGCTGTGCTGACCCTTACCCGGATGTGACCTATACACTGAAACTGAAGAGAAAAGCTTCCTTTTATGTCTTTAATCTGCTTATACCATGTGTGATGATCTCGTTCCTGGCTCCGCTGGGCTTCTACCTGCCTGCCGACTCTGGAGAGAAGGTGTCTTTGGGAGTCACTGTGATGTTGGCCCTCACCGTCTTTCAGCTGTTGGTTGCAGAGATCATGCCACCCTCCGAGAACGTACCTCTTATTG GAAAGTATTACATTGCAACCATGACCATGATCACAGCCTCCACTGCCCTGACCATCTTCATCATGAACATACACCACTGTGGCCCAGACGCCAAGCCTGTTCCCAAATGGGCCAAGAAAGTCATTCTGCAGTACATGGCCAGAATGTGCTTTGTTTATGAAGTGGGGGAAAACTGCATGTCGCCGCAGCAGGAGAAACAGGAGCCCCCACTTGTAAAGAACACAAACTGCAACGGTCAGGCAGCACCAGGCGGAGACGACGGCGTCTTCAAAATGGAGAggggacaagagacagagactgcagaggagagggaagactTGGATCAGATGATGAGTCCAATAGGCTCAATGGGGAGGAACCCTACAAACCACTACAGCACTTGGAAAAATGGCATTTTCATGAGCATGGAGTGCGCAGATTCGGGGGGTCCGAGGAGATGCAGGAAGCCAGGTGTGAGCGacgcagagagaaaagacagggaaGTTTCCTGCAACACGCAAAGCAACGAGAGGCAGCTGCTGCGTAACATTGAGTACATAGCCAACTGTTACAGGGACCAGAGGGCCACGCAGAAAAGGACTGGGGAGTGGAAGAAGGTCGCCAAAGTTTTAGATCGCTTCTTCATGTGGATATTTTTCATAATGGTGTTTTTCATGAGCCTGCTCATTATGGGCAAAGTCATCTAA
- the LOC118299325 gene encoding olfactory receptor 13H1-like, with amino-acid sequence MERNMTVSSDILQIQGFDISPEFTYPVFFLLLFFYFSLLLSNIGVLVLIITEKSLHQPMYILFCNLPVNDLIGNTVLLPQLMAHVISTERYITYNQCVVQAFHSHTFGSAAHMILVIMAIDRYVAICHPLRYHSIMTTRTVIGLSATAWGVSLVLVSVLIGLTLRLSRCTSVIHNAYCDNASLFKLSCEDVSINNIYGLFFTVLLFGCSIGGIALTYFRIALICWIKKNKELNNRAMQTCASHLVLYLIMLWSGFLTIILHRFPNYPDLRKIAYILFHVVPANLNPIIYGMQSRSLREKIIQILHRKGTPT; translated from the coding sequence ATGGAAAGAAACATGACAGTTTCAAGTGACATCCTGCAGATCCAAGGTTTCGACATATCTCCAGAGTTCACATACCCTGTGTTCttcttgctgctgtttttctacttttccCTGCTCCTCTCAAACATTGGCGTTCTTGTGCTTATCATCACTGAGAAGAGTTTGCACCAGCCGATGTACATACTCTTCTGTAACCTGCCCGTCAACGACCTGATAGGTAACACAGTCCTACTTCCTCAGCTGATGGCTCACGTCATCTCAACTGAACGCTACATCACCTACAACCAGTGCGTGGTTCAAGCCTTTCACAGCCACACGTTCGGGTCAGCTGCACACATGATTCTCGTCATCATGGCAATCGACAGATATGTTGCCATATGTCACCCCTTGAGGTACCACTCCATTATGACCACCAGAACTGTAATCGGGCTGTCAGCCACTGCATGGGGAGTGTCCTTAGTGCTTGTGTCCGTTTTGATAGGTCTTACGTTGAGGCTGTCCCGCTGTACGTCTGTTATACACAATGCTTATTGTGACAATGCATCGCTGTTCAAGCTTTCTTGTGAAGATGTGTCCATCAACAATATCTATGGACTCTttttcactgtgctgctgtttggttGCTCAATTGGAGGCATAGCGCTCACATACTTCAGGATAGCTCTCATCTGCTGgatcaagaaaaacaaagagttgaATAACAGGGCCATGCAAACCTGTGCGAGCCACCTTGTCCTCTATCTTATCATGCTCTGGTCAGGGTTTTTAACCATCATATTGCATCGTTTCCCAAATTACCCAGATTTAAGGAAGATCGCATATATTCTATTTCATGTTGTCCCTGCCAATTTGAATCCGATCATTTATGGAATGCAATCACGATCATTGCgtgaaaaaataattcaaatccTGCACAGGAAGGGGACTCCAACCTAA
- the LOC118299360 gene encoding olfactory receptor 1-like — translation MDNKSYGFISELTLDTFVIPPGGKYPIFLLGIMIYFSGIICNLILLTLIIMKRNLHKPMYFILLSLPLNDLIGISAMLPKVLSDIVTETNTVYYPLCVLQAFLLHMYGGGILFILAAMSFDRYVAICMPLRYSSVMTPRVLICIIALVWGLDFVLIVSLFSLQTRLPRCKSVIMNVFCDNPSLLKLSCENTTVNNILGLFNTAVMQAVSLSVQTFSYVKILITCVLTRRSEVKTKAVNTCFAQLVILIIFEIVGTFTILSHRIKNVSTDLQKIMGMLIFLVPPLLNPIVYGLYTSEIRSTLLRVIKNRVAI, via the coding sequence ATGGACAACAAATCTTATGGGTTCATCTCTGAGCTGACCTTGGATACTTTTGTTATTCCGCCAGGGGGAAAGTACCCCATCTTTCTTCTTGGtatcatgatttatttttctggcatTATTTGCAACCTGATCTTGTTGACTTTGATCATTATGAAGAGGAACCTTCACAAACCCATGTACTTCATCCTGTTAAGTCTCCCCCTCAATGACCTGATTGGTATATCTGCAATGTTGCCAAAAGTACTGTCAGACATTGTCACGGAGACAAATACGGTTTACTATCCTCTCTGTGTTTTACAAGCCTTCTTGCTCCACATGTATGGTGGTGGGATTTTGTTTATTCTCGCAGCGATGTCCTTTGATCGTTATGTTGCCATCTGCATGCCGTTACGTTACAGCTCTGTCATGACCCCCAGGGTTCTTATTTGTATTATCGCTCTAGTTTGGGGTCTTGACTTTGTCTTGATCGTGTCACTGTTCTCTTTACAGACACGGCTTCCAAGGTGCAAATCTGTTATTATGAATGTGTTCTGTGACAACCCATCTCTACTAAAGCTCTCGTGTGAAAACACGACGGTCAATAACATCTTAGGACTGTTTAACACAGCTGTCATGCAagctgtgagtctgtctgttcAGACATTTTCCTATGTGAAGATTCTCATCACGTGTGTGCTCACAAGGAGGTCTGAAGTAAAGACGAAAGCTGTCAACACGTGCTTTGCACAACTGgttatattgattatatttgagATTGTGGGAACTTTCACAATTTTATCTCACAGAATCAAAAATGTCTCCACTGACTTGCAAAAGATAATGGGCATGCTAATATTTCTTGTACCCCCACTTCTGAATCCAATTGTATATGGGCTGTATACAAGTGAAATAAGAAGCACACTGCTGAGAGTCATAAAAAATAGAGTAGCCATCTAA
- the LOC118299374 gene encoding olfactory receptor 52B2-like, whose translation MNKNVSPAVLLTLETLGLPDANIYPAFLFGTLTYLLIMFFNLLLLMAIAVSKNLHKPMFILLFNLPISDMLGATAFFPQFISSIVTQNRLISQPACVTQAFLIHFYGTGNLLILSTMAYDRYIAICCPLRYNAIMTPQFLTRMIISIWLINFSIIFTLILLFVRLKICRTNIVDLFCNNPALMKMVCEDTRVNNYYGIFSMVLVQGGSLLIIMYTYAQILRTCVLTNRTDARSKAIQTCGTHLIVFLLLQINTAITLTAHRIESASPYMRRVLGLSVLIFPPFLDPIIYGLKNTELKQSIKIFLRRSLGLTKA comes from the coding sequence atgaacaaaaatgtatctCCTGCAGTTCTACTAACGCTGGAAACACTAGGCTTACCTGATGCAAATATCTACCCAGCATTTTTGTTTGGTACTTTAACGTATCtgttaattatgtttttcaacTTGTTGTTATTAATGGCTATTGCTGTGAGTAAAAACCTACATAAGCCAATGTTCATCCTGTTGTTTAACTTGCCCATTAGTGACATGTTGGGCGCTACAGCTTTTTTCCCTCAGTTCATTTCCAGCATTGTGACACAGAACAGGCTGATTTCCCAACCTGCATGTGTAACTCAGGCTTTTCTGATCCATTTCTATGGCACAGGGAACCTGCTGATCTTGAGCACCATGGCGTATGACAGATACATTGCTATATGTTGTCCTTTGAGGTATAATGCTATCATGACACCACAATTTCTAACTAGAATGATTATTTCAATATGGCTGATTAATTTCTCAATCATATTCACgttgattttgttgtttgtacGGTTAAAAATTTGCAGGACGAATATAGTTGATTTGTTCTGTAACAATCCAGCATTAATGAAAATGGTCTGTGAGGACACAAGAGTGAACAACTACTATGGAATTTTTAGTATGGTCTTGGTTCAAGGTGGATCACTGTTAATAATAATGTACACATATGCACAGATTTTGCGCACATGTGTCTTGACTAATCGGACAGATGCCCGGTCAAAGGCCATTCAGACATGTGGTAcacatttaattgttttcttaCTCTTACAAATCAATACAGCCATTACACTCACTGCTCATAGGATTGAGAGCGCATCCCCGTACATGAGAAGGGTTCTTGGCTTGTCAGTTTTAATATTTCCCCCGTTCTTGGACCCAATCATATATGGACTAAAAAACACAGAACTGAAGCAGAGCATCAAAATTTTCCTAAGAAGAAGTTTGGGTTTGACCAAGGCGTGA
- the LOC118299288 gene encoding olfactory receptor 52B2-like, which yields MDDLYNTSSVLLIDFDLSPESVAPAFLFATLSYMVILFCNLILILTIVLNKSLHQPMYIILLNLPVNDLIGSSALFPQVIKGIMSDSRTIQYSSCVAQAFFIHIYAAGTVFILTAMAYDRYIAICFPLKYNTVMTNAHIMRMITTVWLTCLVLIGVLFYLLLRLPRCRSEITHPYCDNPTLLSLVCANTAINNIYGLFIVAFSQVIANGVILYTYLQILVACFRSKQQDTRAKALQTCATHLIVFLLLECLGLFTIISYRIKNISPHLRRFMGLATLIFPPTLNPIIYGLKTKEIREKVVHFFTNKILPC from the coding sequence ATGGACGACCTGTACAACACATCTTCTGTCCTTCTAATTGACTTTGATCTCTCTCCTGAAAGTGTCGCTCCCGCATTCCTTTTTGCAACTCTGAGCTACATGGTCATACTTTTCTGCAACCTTATTCTAATCCTCACCATTGTACTGAACAAATCTTTGCACCAGCCCATGTACATCATTTTGCTGAACCTTCCTGTCAACGACCTTATAGGCTCCTCTGCGCTCTTTCCACAGGTCATTAAAGGAATAATGTCAGACAGCAGGACAATACAATACTCAAGTTGTGTTGCCCAGGCGTTTTTTATCCACATCTATGCAGCAGGCACAGTGTTTATTCTTACAGCTATGGCGTATGATAGATACATTGCCATTTGTTTCCCTCTGAAATACAACACTGTTATGACTAATGCTCACATTATGAGAATGATCACAACTGTCTGGCTGACTTGTTTAGTTTTAATTGGTGTGTTATTCTATCTGCTTTTGCGTTTACCCCGCTGTCGATCTGAAATCACACACCCCTACTGTGATAATCCCACGTTACTGTCTCTGGTCTGTGCCAACACGGCCATCAATAACATTTACGGGCTTTTTATTGTCGCTTTTTCACAGGTGATAGCTAATGGAGTGATTTTGTATACATATCTCCAGATCCTTGTTGCGTGCTTCAGATCCAAACAGCAGGACACAAGAGCCAAAGCTCTGCAGACCTGTGCTACACATCTCATCGTTTTTCTCCTGTTGGAGTGCCTCGGACTCTTCACCATTATATCATACAGAATAAAGAACATTTCACCGCATTTAAGGAGATTCATGGGATTGGCGACTTTAATTTTCCCACCAACATTGAATCCAATCATCTACGGtcttaaaacaaaagagatccGAGAAAAAGTTGTGCacttttttacaaataaaatccTTCCATGTTAA
- the LOC124850796 gene encoding olfactory receptor 2AT4-like: MPEGNRSIVTEFVLTGFPGLHPEYQGLASAVLFLVYSLTLIGNASIIILFATDSCLHKTMYYIVLNLCACDILFSTTTLPKIISKYWFQSGAMSFTACFVQMYFVHYFGTVNSYILFLMALDRYLAICHPLRYSLVLKKSTILILSITAWIVASASPLMLVIRAYPLPYCASNIINHCYCDHIGITMLACTDRAPYGIPAFVLAMVVLLGPLAFIIFSYCSIIIAVLKIANVQGRVKSLSTCSTQLIIILLYYLPRCLVYLASNVGITFNADMRILTIMLYSLSPPMINPLIYCLRAKDMRESLRKKFNKGTFSQKAQVSAIND; the protein is encoded by the coding sequence ATGCCAGAGGGAAATCGCAGCATTGTGACAGAATTTGTCCTCACTGGATTCCCTGGACTTCATCCAGAGTACCAAGGTCTTGCCtcagcagtgttgtttttggtttattCCTTAACTCTGATAGGCAATGCTTCAATTATTATCTTATTTGCAACTGACAGCTGCCTTCACAAGACAATGTATTATATCGTTCTGAATCTTTGCGCTTGTGACATTCTCTTTAGCACAACTACTTTACCGAAGATCATCAGTAAGTATTGGTTTCAGTCGGGGGCCATGTCGTTCACTGCCTGTTTTGTCCAAATGTACTTTGTTCACTATTTTGGCACAGTGAATTCTTATATTCTTTTCCTGATGGCTTTAGATAGGTACTTGGCCATCTGCCATCCTCTCAGATATTCGCTTGTACTTAAAAAGTCCACTATCCTCATCCTCAGTATTACTGCATGGATTGTTGCCAGTGCAAGCCCTTTAATGTTAGTTATTAGGGCATATCCTCTTCCTTACTGTGCCTCAAACATAATCAATCACTGTTACTGTGATCATATCGGTATAACAATGCTAGCATGCACTGACCGAGCCCCTTATGGAATTCCTGCTTTTGTGTTGGCAATGGTTGTGTTACTTGGGCCTCTGGCatttatcattttctcatattgCAGCATAATTATAGCAGTTCTTAAGATCGCAAATGTACAAGGTCGCGTAAAATCTCTGTCCACTTGTAGTACTCAACTGATTATAATCTTACTTTATTATTTACCCAGATGTTTGGTATATTTAGCTAGCAATGTTGGCATTACATTTAATGCTGATATGAGAATCCTAACTATCATGCTGTATAGCCTTTCCCCCCCCATGATCAATCCACTTATATATTGCTTACGAGCTAAAGACATGAGAGAAAGCTTGCGGAAAAAATTCAACAAAGGGACCTTTTCACAAAAAGCACAAGTTTCAGCTATTAATGACTGA
- the LOC118299531 gene encoding olfactory receptor 2AT4-like has product MTNVTRMKSFFILGFPGLSPQYYGPVSALLFSLYLSIAIGNFFILAFVFCEKSLQKPTYLVFCHLALNDLTFGTLTLPKIISKYWFGDSFISFHACFSQMFFVHYLGSVTSFMLLVMALDRFIAICIPLRYPVLITNNTISVLCGVAWFIPLPLMVGVVLHALTLPYCKSNIIVQCYCDHFSITSQACGEEVKMITVTSLCLAMFCLLLPLAFILFSYISIFLVILKMSNAAGRKKTLSTCTPQIFITCLFYLPRCFVYVTNTVGFSFSFDVRILLILLYSLFPAAVNPIIYCFKTQDIKQLFIKRRRKAKIGIEIKFS; this is encoded by the coding sequence ATGACCAATGTCACGAGGATGAAAAGCTTCTTCATCCTTGGATTCCCTGGACTTTCACCACAATATTATGGACCTGTGTCGgctctgcttttttccctctaCCTATCCATTGCAATAGggaattttttcattttagcatttgttttctgtgagaagtCTCTTCAAAAACCAACATATCTGGTCTTTTGTCACCTGGCACTGAATGACTTAACGTTTGGCACTTTGACCCTCCCAAAGATCATATCAAAATACTGGTTTGGTGAcagctttatttcttttcatgctTGCTTTTCACAGATGTTCTTCGTCCACTATTTAGGATCAGTAACTTCTTTCATGTTGTTGGTAATGGCTCTTGATCGATTTATTGCAATATGTATTCCACTGCGTTATCCTGTTCTGATCACAAACAACACCATATCTGTGCTCTGTGGCGTTGCTTGGTTCATACCTCTTCCTTTAATGGTTGGTGTTGTACTCCATGCCCTTACTTTACCTTACTGTAAATCCAATATTATCGTTCAATGCTACTGCGACCACTTTTCTATAACAAGTCAAGCATGTGGTGAGGAAGTTAAAATGATTACAGTCACTTCTCTGTGTCTGGCCATGTTTTGTCTGTTGCTCCCTCTTGcattcatcttgttttcttacatttccATCTTCCTggtgattttgaaaatgtcaaatgctgCTGGCcgcaaaaaaacattatcaactTGCACTCCACAAATATTTATCACATGTCTTTTTTACCTTCCcagatgttttgtttatgtaaCTAATACTGTTGGATTTTCTTTCAGTTTCGATGTTCGCATTTTGTTGATATTGCTGTACAgtctttttcctgctgctgttaatccaataatatattgttttaagaCTCAGGATATCAAGCAGCTGTTCATAAAGAGGCGAAGGAAAGCAAAAATCGGAATAGAGATAAAATTTTCATAA